The following proteins are co-located in the Noviherbaspirillum sp. UKPF54 genome:
- a CDS encoding class I SAM-dependent methyltransferase: protein MQLQLPEPSSDALAASRALLDLIVNDIRRNSGWISFAQYMELALYAPGLGYYSGGAAKLGKDGDFTTAPEITPLFGATLARVAADLMARTSPQVLEFGAGTGKLARDILTELNEIGVSVHRYYIVEVSGELRARQEETLRDFPQVAWLDRFPAAFSGVVVGNEVLDAMPVNLVAKTAQGWQERGVGLSPSGFAFQDQPCDEALQAALAAQIPHADELPVGYVTEVHPIAAGFMHSLAAMLDAGYEQSGHGGAALLIDYGFPAHEYYLGQRAQGTLMCHYRHHAHPDPFYLPGLQDITAHVDFTAMARAAIDGGLDLLGYTSQAAFLLDAGIGDLLLRTSPEDLLRYLPQANAVQKLISPAEMGELFKVLVLGKHAQLPDRFARNDRSHRL from the coding sequence ATGCAACTGCAATTGCCCGAACCCTCATCCGATGCGCTGGCCGCTTCGCGCGCGCTGCTCGACCTGATCGTCAACGATATCCGGCGCAATTCCGGCTGGATTTCATTCGCCCAGTACATGGAGCTGGCGCTGTACGCGCCCGGCCTGGGCTACTACAGCGGCGGCGCGGCAAAACTCGGTAAAGACGGAGATTTTACAACCGCCCCCGAAATTACGCCGCTTTTTGGCGCCACGCTGGCGCGCGTCGCGGCCGACCTGATGGCCCGGACCAGCCCGCAAGTCCTCGAATTCGGCGCCGGCACCGGCAAGCTGGCGCGCGATATCCTGACCGAGCTGAACGAGATAGGTGTGTCGGTGCACCGTTACTACATCGTCGAGGTGTCCGGCGAGTTGCGCGCGCGCCAGGAAGAAACCTTGCGCGATTTTCCACAGGTGGCCTGGCTCGACCGCTTCCCGGCCGCGTTTTCCGGCGTTGTCGTCGGCAACGAAGTGCTCGATGCGATGCCGGTCAACCTCGTGGCCAAGACCGCGCAGGGCTGGCAGGAGCGCGGCGTGGGTCTGTCGCCCAGCGGTTTTGCATTCCAGGACCAGCCGTGCGACGAGGCGCTGCAAGCCGCACTGGCCGCGCAGATTCCGCACGCCGACGAGCTGCCCGTCGGGTACGTCACCGAAGTGCATCCAATCGCCGCAGGGTTCATGCATTCGCTGGCCGCGATGCTCGACGCCGGCTATGAACAGTCCGGTCATGGCGGCGCGGCGCTCCTGATCGACTACGGTTTTCCGGCGCACGAATACTACCTCGGCCAGCGTGCGCAGGGCACTCTGATGTGCCACTACCGGCACCACGCGCATCCCGATCCGTTCTATCTGCCCGGGCTGCAGGACATTACCGCCCATGTCGACTTTACCGCCATGGCGCGCGCCGCCATTGACGGCGGACTGGACTTGCTCGGCTATACCAGTCAGGCTGCTTTCCTGCTCGATGCCGGCATCGGCGACCTGTTGCTGCGCACTTCGCCGGAGGATTTGTTGCGCTACCTTCCGCAGGCGAACGCGGTGCAAAAGTTGATTTCGCCGGCCGAAATGGGCGAACTGTTCAAGGTA
- a CDS encoding SDR family oxidoreductase, with translation MTTDARKVALVTGAAKRIGRTIALALARHGWDVVVHYHRSAEEAAATVRDIEALGRRAVALPCELSDEQAVKALLPQAARLMGATISCVVNNASLFEHDGAADFSLARLDAHMHANLGAPVLLAQALHDMVPIGAPGVVINLLDQKLFNLNPDFLSYTLSKAALQAATTMLAQALAPKLRVVGVAPGITLVSGDQTEEGFAKAHTKTPLGRSSTPEDVAATVCFAADNPAITGTTLLVDGGQHLIPLQRDVMFIAK, from the coding sequence ATGACTACAGACGCCAGAAAAGTTGCACTTGTGACCGGCGCGGCCAAACGCATCGGCCGCACGATCGCGCTCGCGCTGGCGCGGCACGGCTGGGACGTCGTCGTGCATTACCACCGCTCCGCCGAAGAGGCGGCGGCGACCGTACGCGACATCGAAGCGCTGGGCCGGCGCGCGGTGGCGTTGCCATGCGAGCTGTCCGACGAACAGGCAGTCAAGGCGCTGCTGCCCCAGGCGGCGCGGCTCATGGGCGCAACGATCTCCTGCGTGGTCAATAATGCATCGCTGTTCGAGCACGACGGCGCGGCCGATTTCTCGCTGGCGCGGCTCGACGCGCACATGCATGCGAACCTGGGCGCGCCGGTGCTGCTGGCGCAGGCCCTGCATGACATGGTGCCGATAGGCGCGCCAGGCGTGGTAATCAACCTGCTCGACCAGAAACTGTTCAACCTCAATCCCGACTTCCTGTCGTACACGCTGTCGAAGGCGGCGCTGCAGGCGGCGACCACCATGCTGGCGCAGGCGTTGGCGCCGAAGCTGCGCGTGGTCGGCGTGGCACCCGGCATCACACTGGTCTCCGGCGACCAGACCGAGGAAGGCTTCGCCAAGGCCCATACCAAGACGCCGCTGGGCCGCTCCAGCACGCCCGAGGACGTGGCGGCGACGGTTTGCTTCGCCGCCGACAATCCGGCCATTACCGGCACCACCCTGCTGGTCGACGGCGGCCAGCACCTGATTCCCCTGCAACGCGATGTGATGTTCATCGCAAAATAA
- a CDS encoding dihydroneopterin aldolase — MLSSLSHPRLANCRRLFLRNYEVMINIGVHEFEKKGEQRVLINVDLFIPLAESTPKEDHLFEVVDYDFMRDTIARRMARGHIHLQETLCDDVAREMLAHPKVRAVRVTTEKPDVYPDCEGVGVEVIHIKE, encoded by the coding sequence ATGCTCTCTTCTCTCTCGCACCCCCGCCTCGCCAATTGCCGGCGCCTATTCCTGCGCAATTACGAAGTGATGATCAATATCGGCGTCCACGAATTCGAAAAGAAAGGCGAGCAGCGCGTGCTGATCAATGTCGATCTGTTCATTCCGCTGGCGGAATCGACGCCGAAGGAGGACCACCTGTTTGAAGTGGTCGACTACGATTTCATGCGCGACACCATTGCGCGCCGCATGGCGCGTGGCCATATCCACCTGCAGGAGACGCTGTGCGACGACGTTGCGCGCGAGATGCTGGCGCATCCGAAGGTGCGCGCGGTGCGGGTGACGACCGAGAAGCCGGACGTGTACCCGGACTGCGAGGGCGTCGGCGTGGAAGTCATTCATATCAAGGAATAA
- the ttcA gene encoding tRNA 2-thiocytidine(32) synthetase TtcA has translation MESVINEGAAVSAKQAEKIAYENNKLHKRLCRLVGQAIGDFNMIEDGDKVMVCLSGGKDSYGLLDILLTLRERAPIHFDIVAVNLDQKQPNFPEHVLPEYLAKIGVPFHIENQDTYSIVKRVIPEGKTTCSLCSRLRRGILYRVADELGATKIALGHHRDDILETFFLNMFFGAKVKGMPPKLQSDDGKHMVIRPLAYVKETDMERYAQVKQFPIIPCDLCGSQENLQRKQIKAMLREWEKKFPGRVENIFSALSTVVPSHLMDRQLFGFADLKLTGEIMLDGDIAFDEEPCAPPSSNVVRFGDLGD, from the coding sequence ATGGAATCGGTAATCAACGAGGGCGCCGCCGTCAGCGCCAAGCAGGCGGAAAAAATCGCTTACGAAAACAACAAGCTGCACAAGCGGCTGTGCCGGCTGGTCGGCCAGGCCATCGGCGACTTCAACATGATCGAGGATGGCGACAAGGTCATGGTATGCCTGTCCGGCGGCAAGGACAGCTACGGCCTCCTGGACATCCTGCTCACGCTGCGCGAGCGCGCGCCGATCCATTTCGATATCGTCGCCGTCAACCTGGACCAGAAGCAGCCGAATTTCCCGGAGCATGTGCTGCCCGAGTACCTGGCCAAGATCGGCGTGCCCTTCCACATCGAGAACCAGGACACCTACAGCATCGTCAAGCGCGTGATCCCGGAAGGGAAGACGACCTGCTCGCTGTGCTCGCGCCTGCGGCGCGGCATCCTGTACCGCGTGGCCGACGAGCTGGGCGCGACCAAGATCGCGCTCGGCCATCACCGCGACGATATCCTGGAAACTTTCTTCCTCAACATGTTCTTCGGCGCGAAGGTGAAAGGCATGCCGCCCAAGCTGCAGTCGGACGACGGCAAGCACATGGTGATCCGCCCGCTGGCCTATGTGAAGGAAACGGATATGGAACGCTATGCGCAGGTCAAGCAGTTCCCGATCATCCCGTGCGACTTGTGCGGCAGCCAGGAAAACCTGCAGCGCAAGCAGATCAAGGCGATGCTGCGCGAATGGGAAAAGAAATTCCCGGGCCGCGTCGAGAACATTTTCTCGGCGCTGTCGACCGTGGTGCCGTCGCACCTGATGGACCGCCAGCTGTTCGGCTTTGCCGATCTGAAGCTGACCGGCGAGATCATGCTCGATGGCGATATCGCTTTCGACGAAGAGCCGTGCGCTCCGCCCTCCAGCAATGTCGTGCGCTTCGGCGATCTGGGCGACTGA